The DNA segment ACACATGAAAATATCCAAACTATTCCTAGCCTTAATCACACCGTTTGTGGTTTCGGCTTGTGCGACCGATGCCGTACCCGTCGATCAAAATCCGGCTGCCGCGCAGCAAGGTGCGGTAAACCAAGCCGACTGCACCAAAGCGCAAGCATTGCCGCAGCGTGGGTGTTCCGATACCGTGACGGCCAGCTTCGACTCAAACGGCACACTCTGGATCGCATGGGTGCAGCAACAGCATATTTATCTGCAAACCTCGGATGACGGCGGTCGTAGTTTTTCCAAACCGGTTCGGGTCAATGCCGACGCGGAGGCGATTGCCGCGCACGGCGAATATCGGCCGAAAATCAAAATCGGCCCCGAAGGCAACGTTTATTTGACGTGGACGCAGAGTCTGGAAAAACGCCACACCGGCCATATCCGTTTCAGCCGTTCTACCGACGGCGGTAGAACCTTTTCCAAGCCGGTAACGGTCAACGACAATCTTGACGTTATCAGTCATCGTTTCGATGCGTTGGCGCTGGGCAAAAACGGCGAAGTGTTTATCGCTTGGCTAGACGCTCGGGACAAGGAAAAGGCTAAGGCTGCCAAGCAGGAATTCAACGGTACCGCGGTCTATTACGCTTGGTCCGACAATGGCGGAGCAAGCTTTTACCCGAATAAAATCGTCGCGCCGCATAGCTGCGAATGTTGCCGTTTGGGCGTGGAAATCGCTCCCGACAACCGCCCGCTAGTACTGTGGCGGCATGTCTATGACGGCAATATCCGCGACCATGTCTTGTCCAGGTTCAGCGATTGGCATACGCCGGGGCCGGTGCAGCGAGTCAGCCACGAGAACTGGAAAATCGATGCCTGTCCGCACCATGGTCCAGGGTTGTCGATTACCGACGATGGCACGATACACGCCGTTTGGTTTAGCGGGGCCCCCGACAATCAGGGCTTGTTTTACGCACATTCGCTACAGGGTGCGGCCGAGTTCTCCCAGCCCTACCGGCTCGGCAATCCGGGCGCCAAACACCCTCAAGTATTGGCGTTGGGCCAGCGGCTGGCGGTAGTCTGGTCGGAGTTTGACGGCAGTAAAAATTTGGTCAAATTGATCAAGTCCGACGACGGCGGCAACCGCTGGACTCAGCCCGAGATCGCGGAAGCAACGCCGGATGCGGCAGACGATGCTTTTTTACTGAGCGATGGCGACCGTATTTATTTGTCTTGGCAAACCGCTGGCGGTTATCGGTTCCGGGAGATATAAATCTTTTCCGCCGGGCTCGCCAGCATTTGTACCCGGCAAAGCTAACGGCGGCGGGAATCTTGTTGGGACAGGTCGGCACATTTTCTGACACGGGGAGTTCGGATTGAATCAGGAAGCATCGCCATGGTCGGGCAGCGACCGCCGCAAAAGCCGTTACCGCAGCCAGGGATTTGCGCGGGCTTCACTGATTATCTCGGCGTCGAGTTGCGCGGCCTGGCTAACGGTTTTAATGCCCGCCACCTTAGCAACTGCGGCGCCCGGGCCCAATGTGTTCGACGGCGTGATGATTTTCGTCACTGTGTTTTTGGCCTTGGATATCGGCGGCTTGGGCGTGGCAGCATTTGCGCTGGTCAATACCAAGTTCAATAGTGCTCTGGCAATCTACGGTGTGTTATCGAATGCGGTTTGCATCGTCTTAAACCTGTCGCTGATTTCCTTTTGAGCCTGTTTCGGCTGTAAAACAGATAGATATTAACGCCGCAATACTCGTAACGGCGCTTGTCTGACCACGTGGCGTACTCCCCAATACCCGGCCAGGGTGACTCCGGTAACGCCGACGGCCGGTAACGCCAGCCATAGATAAACATGGGCCTGGAACTGGATTTGCATGACGCGGGTATACAGCATATACAGTATCGACTCGGTGGCCAGCGTTGCCAGCAATCCTGCGGACAGCCCCAAAACGCAAAATTCGATCAAATGACTGCTCCTTAAAAAGCTGCGCCGCGCCCCCAAGGTACGTAGCAACGCCCCTTCGTAAATCCGTTGGTCCAAGGTGGAATAGACTGCGGCGAACAACACGCTAAATCCTGCTGCCAGCGCAAAATATAAAATCAGATTAATCGCTTGGGTTAATTGGGCCAGTATGGTTCTGAATTGCTGCAGAATTTGCTCCACCTCCAGAACCGTCACCGCCGGATATTTTTTTAACAGTGGCGGCAGCAGATTTTTTTGCGCTTCGGTCAGATGAAAACTGGTCATGTATGTCGCCGGAAAACCGGTCAGAGTGCCCGGCGAAAAAATCATGTAAAAATTGGGGCGCATGGTGTCCCATTGCACGCTGCGCAGATTTGCCACCGTGGCGGTGAGTTGGGCGTCTCCCACCGTAAAACCGAGCTGGTCGCCGGGGCGGATACCCAAATTGTCCGCCAGTTTTTTCTCCACCGATACCTGGCCGGGGCGGTCCGCCTGCCAAGCTGCGCCGTCGGTGATTTGATTATCCTCCGGAAACCGGTCGGCCCAGGTCAGGCTCAATTCGCGCTGCGTGGCAGCTTCGCCTTGGCTGTCTTTGCTGACTCGACCTTGCACGGCTTCGCCGTTAATGGTCACCAAACGACCGCGGACCACCGGATAAAAATGGCTGTCCGGAACCTGATTGCGACTCAGGTCGTCCTGAAAATCGGCCAGAGACGACGGCAGGATGTTGATCGCAAAATGGTTGGGAGCCTGATCGGGAAGTTGCCGGCGCCAATCGTCCAAAAGGTGGCTGCGCACGTTGAAACTTAAGGCCATTGCGGTCAGCGTGATGCCGAATGCCAAAATCTGGCCGATGCTGGCCCGGCCGTCGCGCAACAATCCGCGTAAGCCGAAGCGCCAAACCAAGCCCAGCCGCGGCAGCAGCCGTCGCGATAAATGCAAGATGCCCTGAATCGCCAACCCCAAGATCAGCAAAACGGCAAAACCGGTGCCGATAATCGCGAAAGTGAGTTTCGGATCGCCCGTATAACGCCAGATCAAACCGGCCACGACGCTGGCAGCCAAGCCGTAGACCAGCCAGCCGCTGCCGGGTAAAGGTTCCAGCTCCCGCCTTAGCACGCGTAGCGGCGGGACTGCTTGTAAGCGCAACAACGGCGGCAAGGCAAAACCCCATAAGATGATCAAGCCGGTGGCAATGCCGTAGACGATCGCCAATTCCCCGGGATCGGCCAGTGTTTCCGGCAACAGATTTTTCAGTAATTGAAACAAGCCGTACTGGGCCAGCCAACCCAAAGCGCAACCGGCTAAACTGGTGGCCAAGCCTAATACCAAAAATTGGACGGCGTAGAGTCTTACGATTTCCGCTTGCGTGCAGCCTAGGCAGCGCAGTAAGGCCGTGGTGTTGAAATGGCGTTCGCTGTAGCGACGGGTGGTCATCGCGATCGCAACGCCGGAGATCAAGGTCACGACAACGCTGGACAAGCCCAGATAGCGCTCGGCGCGCTGCAACGCAGAGCCCAGCTCGGGCCGGTCCCGCCGAATATCCAAGATTTTTTGCGAAGGATTCAAGTTCGGTTGCAACCAGGCCTTGAATTCGGCCAAAGCCTGTTCGCTGCCGATGAACTGGTGAGCGTAATGGACTCTACTGCCGGGCTGGACCGCGCCGGTGGCGGCCAAATCGTCCAGATGCACCATCACGCGCGGCGAGAAGCTGTAAAAATCGCCGCGTTTGTCCGGCTCGTAACTGATCAGTCTGGTCACTTTCAGCGCTTTTTCGCCGACGGTCAGCGTATCGTTCAGCTGCAATTTCAGGGCGGGCAGCAAGCGTTTGTCGATCCAGGCCTCGCCGGCTGCCGGGCCGTGATCGGCGACGGATTCGTCTTGTAGATCGGCGTCGCGAGTCTTCAGGCGGCCGCGCAACGGATAGCTGGCGCTGACCGCTTTGACCGATGCCAGCTGCATTTCGCCGTTCTCCAGCAACATGCTGGGAAACTCGACCGTTTGCGATCCGCTCAGCGCCAGTTCGTCAGCCTTTGCCAGCCATTGCGGACTGGCCGGGGCCGGTCCGGCCAACACCAAATCGCCGGCCAGGAATTCGGCGGCTTGCAAATTCATTGTGCGTTGCAGCCGGTCGGCGAACAAAGAAATCGACGTGGTGCCGCCTACTGCAATTAACAATGCCAGGGCCAGTAGCGTCAGTTCGCCGGAGCGGGCGTCGCGCCACAGCAGCTTTAAGGCCAGGCGAAAGCGCGTCATACGATGCTCCCGGCTTCCAGATGGATGGTGCGTTGGCAGCGGGCCGCCAAAGACATGTCGTGGGTCACCAGAATCAGAGTGGTGTGTTGTTCCTGGTTCAATTCGAACAACAGCTCGACGATCTTGGCACCGGTAATTCGGTCCAGGTTGCCGGTCGGTTCGTCGGCGAACAATATTGCCGGCCGGGTAACGAAGGCGCGGGCCAGGGCCACGCGCTGTTGTTCGCCGCCGGAAAGTTGCCGCGGCGTGTGCTTTAGGCGTTGAGCCAGGCCGACGCGTTGTAACAGGGCCCGCGCCGATTGCTCGGCGTCGGCCGCGCCGCTCAGTTCCAGTGGCAGCATCACGTTCTCCAGCGCTGTTAAACCGGGCAGCAATTGAAATGACTGGAAGACGAAGCCGACCAATTCGTTGCGCAGCAATGCCCGCCCGTCTTCGTTCAAACTGGCCAAGTCGCGGCCGTCGATTTCGACCGAGCCGCTGCTCGGAGTGTCAAGGCCGGCCAGCAGGCTGAGCAGGGTCGATTTGCCTGAACCGGACTCGCCGACGATGGCGACAGTTTCGCCGCGCTTGATGATTAGATCGACCGATGCCAAGATATGCAAGGTGCCTTCGGATGTTGGAACCGCTTTGCCAAGTTTATGGGCGCTGATGATGGTGGAAGCGGAGTGATCGGAACGAGTGTTTGTCATGTATAGCGTGGTCCTTGCCTTAGTATTGAGTATTTTGCCTGTTTGCGCGTCCGCCAAATCGATTGTCGTGCTTGGAGACAGTATTAGTGCCGGTTACGGTATCGAAGTTCAGCAGGGCTGGGTGGCTTTGTTGCAAAAAAAAATTACCGCGCGCGGTTTCGACTATACGGTCTATAACGAAAGTATCAGCGGCGATACTACTGCCGGCGGTTTGGCCCGGTTGCCGACGATTTTGGTCAAACACAAACCGGATATTCTGTTTTTGGAATTGGGCGCCAACGATGGTTTGCGCGGGTTGTCGCCGGAGGAAATGGAAGCCAATTTGGCCGCGATCATAGGCCGGTCGTTACAAGCCGGGGCAAAAGTGACCTTGCTGGCGATGAAAATTCCGCCCAACTACGGTAAGCGCTATGTGGAGATGTTTTACGATATTTACCCGGAACTGGCGCAGGAGTTCAAGATATCTTACGTACCGTTTATTCTGGAAGACATCGTGTTGCGGCCGGAGTTGATGCAACAAGACGGCATCCATCCCAATGCCTTGGCGCAACAGATCCTGGCCGACAAAATCTGGAAGCACTTGCAGTTTCAGTTGAAGTGATCGGACTTCTGCTGTGTCATGCTTGGATTGCCGGGGATTTCCAGGAGCCGGACCGGTAGCGGGCCAGATTTTCCCGAAACGGGCTGCCTTCCCGACACTCCCAGTAGCCGTAGAGTTGGCCTAGATTGTTGTAAAAGCTGCGGACCAGAATAATCGTCGGCACATAAAGCCAATATCCCGGCCTCAAATTGTGGTTGGCTGCCAGGTTGGCGATTACCGGATTTACCAAGGTGAAGTACAGGAAGCCGAGCACGGTCAAGGTAATCAGCCAAAACCCGTTGAGCCAAAACCCGAACAATAGTGAGGCCATCCACACCGCATGGTTTCGCAGATGGTAAAGCACCGCTTTTAAATCGGCTTGACCAATCCGGCCGGTACCCTTGCCGTACAGATAATATTGCTTCGCGAGTTTTTTCAGATTAGGCCGTGGCCGCCAGGATACGATTGCGTTCGGCGCCACCGCAACCCGGCAGCCGAGCGCTTTGGCCCGTTGCGCAAACAAGGTATCTTCGGCGGTATACAGCCATTCCGGATAACCGCCCACATTCAGCCAGACGCTTTTGCGGAATGCCGAATTACGGCCGTGAAATACGCGGTCGGCTTCGTTGGCGGCATTGCCGGAGGTTGACAATTTGCCGGCGAAAAATTCGAAATCGTTTTTGTGCTCGACATTGCGTACGCCGGTAACTGCGCCGTAGCTAGGATCAGCCAACAAGGGGGCGACCAGTTCCGCCAGCCAGTTGTCTTCCGGGCGGCAGCCGCCGTCGGTGACGGCTATGATGCTGGAGTTCGCGTGGGCGATGGCAATGTTGCGGCCGGCGGCAATATTCACGCCGTTCTCGACCAAAAATTTCAATTTGGGGTTCTGGGCGGCGTAATCCTGCAACACTTCCAGTGTCCCGTCCGTGGAACCGCCATCGACGATAACGATTTCGTCCGCTTGGCGGGTTTGGCGGAAAAACGCGTCCAGCAACTGTCTGATGCTTTCGCGCTCGTTAAGTACGGTGGAAATGATAGCTACGGTTTGATTGGGCATGGTCACAGGCGCGAGCAAGTCTAGTTATTGCAAAAGCTTAATATACATTGGCTGATATTGGCTATTTGTCAGAGCGGATGGTCGAAATAATCGCCGTCGATGCCGCTCCGGTACCAATCGGTTAAAACATTCTCTGCTAGCGCCGGGTTGCTGTAGATCTGGTAGCGGTTGCCGTGCGAGCTCAAGGCCTCGTACCCCAGTTCCCGGAATAAGGCAGTCAATCGTGGTGAAGCCACTTCCAGGTTGCCCCAACTGATACCGAGTTTCCGCCAGTAAGCGAATAAGTGGTAAAGCAAACCGCGTATAGCCGGTTCGTCCTGCGGCGGGTAGAACACATCGCGCAGTACGGCCATGTCGATCGACTCGGCAAGTTGCTGCCGGTGCCAGATGGCGTACGCGCGCAATGTCCCCGAGCGGTCGCGCAGCGCCAGCATTTGCAACGGGCAGGTCGGGAATTCGAACAAGCGCCAATTCAAATAGCGGCTGCTACGCTCCGCGCACGACGGGTAGGCCGTTTTGGCGCGCTCCCACAGTGAATCGAACTCGGAGCCGCAATGGCTGATTTCCGCCATAGTGAAGTCGGGTTGGGACAATTTTCTGTCGCGCCAACGTAAACTGAGGTCGCAAAAGCTGCCCAGAATTTGCCCTAATCGGTTGCCGACCCGCTTCTCCCAAGAACCGCGGTAACCGATCCTTAGCCGAAAAAAATCGTTGGATTCGCCGCCGATTTTGAGGAAGCCGCAAGCTCCGAAGGATTTCTGCGTGATGACGCCGGCCGTGACGCTGCCGTTGATGTCGGACAAACCACAGCTGAATCGAATCAGCCGGGTCGCCAGGCCCTGGCCTCTGAATTCCGAGTCGATGCATGTATTTGCGCCGAAGGCGATTATCCTAGACTGCCCGTTCAACCACCAAGGTTGAGCAAACATGGCCCTGAAGCCTACCAGACGCGAGTCTAGCCAAACGCCAACGCCGGGGCCCGGCAGTGCGTTTTGCCAGGGGTTATGCGTGATCCGTTGCTCGAACCATCGGTGTATGTATTCCGGATGGTCGCGGAATTCGTCGAAATTAGCTATCGCAATCCGAATGCATGCGCCGATATCTTCCGGCTGAAGTGTACGGAACTGAAATTGGTCTGCCGTATCGGGTACGGAGTGAGGCATCGGCGATTCCTAAAGTTCATGGCTAACAAGCTGTTCAAAGTACCAACCGGCTGCAATAGCCTGTGGCAATTATTAGCCAAATCTCGGCCGCTGCCAAATAGGCTGCCGCTAATGACAGAGCGGCGAAGTTGTCGCGCGGCTGGTCGCCGCACTTGTGATGTTAGATTTGCTTTGGAAGCAATCAAAACAGGCGTTACCGGAGCGGCAACGCCGGTCCGGTAACGCAAGCCGGCAGGCGTCAGGATACGATACTGCGTTTTTTACGGCTTAAAATAGCCAAAAGGCTGCCGAGCAGAAACCAAACCGTACCAGGGAGGGCGGCTTTCAGATTTTGCAGCGGTAACGCTTCAAGCAACGAGGGCGTACCGAGCCAGCCGAAAAATGCGGCTTGCATGCCGAAATCCAGCCAGTGTTGCAGATCGGTTACAGTTTCGCGGACTGCTGAGCTAGCGTCGCGCTCCGCTTGTTCGGCAAAGCTGAGTGCGGTGTCGCTCCAAGATAAAGCTGTGGCGAATTGTTGGGGCGGATTGAGGAACACTGCCTGTGACCAGTCTGGAACAGCCCTTGCCGTTATTGGTACCAGGGCAGCCGCGAGTGGTAGGCAGAACAACAGTAAAACCAGAAGTAGAGCTTTGTTTTTTTCCATAATGAACCTCGAAAATCATTGATTACTTTGGAGGTGACAACCCTGAACCTTGGCTCAGGCTTCCTGTGCATTATCAGGATAGCATCATATGTGCCAATTTCAATAGGGCTGGTTAGCAGGGATTGTGCGGACTTACCCGGAGACTGTGTGCGGATTGCGACATGGGAAACCCACAAATTGTGGCTAACGCAGCAAGTTGTCTGATCGGTGATGCCGGTTTCAGAGGCATTACAGAGCGACAGTTTCCGGCAGCTTTCGACTTGCCTGCCGGAGCGCCGTCAAGTTGGATACCCACCGGTCTTAAGGTTGAAAGATATCGATAACTTGTTAGAGTAGTAAGCGTCCCCGAACCGCAATGGAAAAATCATGCTACGCAAAATCCTGATCGCCAATCGCGGCGAGATCGCCGTCCGCATTATTCGCGCCTGCGCCGAGATGGGCATCCGTTCGGCGGCGATTTACTCCGAGGCAGACCGGTTTGCCCTACACGTCAAAAAGGCGGACGAGTCGCACTATATCGGTAGC comes from the Methylomonas sp. EFPC3 genome and includes:
- a CDS encoding arylesterase, which codes for MYSVVLALVLSILPVCASAKSIVVLGDSISAGYGIEVQQGWVALLQKKITARGFDYTVYNESISGDTTAGGLARLPTILVKHKPDILFLELGANDGLRGLSPEEMEANLAAIIGRSLQAGAKVTLLAMKIPPNYGKRYVEMFYDIYPELAQEFKISYVPFILEDIVLRPELMQQDGIHPNALAQQILADKIWKHLQFQLK
- a CDS encoding sialidase family protein, producing the protein MKISKLFLALITPFVVSACATDAVPVDQNPAAAQQGAVNQADCTKAQALPQRGCSDTVTASFDSNGTLWIAWVQQQHIYLQTSDDGGRSFSKPVRVNADAEAIAAHGEYRPKIKIGPEGNVYLTWTQSLEKRHTGHIRFSRSTDGGRTFSKPVTVNDNLDVISHRFDALALGKNGEVFIAWLDARDKEKAKAAKQEFNGTAVYYAWSDNGGASFYPNKIVAPHSCECCRLGVEIAPDNRPLVLWRHVYDGNIRDHVLSRFSDWHTPGPVQRVSHENWKIDACPHHGPGLSITDDGTIHAVWFSGAPDNQGLFYAHSLQGAAEFSQPYRLGNPGAKHPQVLALGQRLAVVWSEFDGSKNLVKLIKSDDGGNRWTQPEIAEATPDAADDAFLLSDGDRIYLSWQTAGGYRFREI
- a CDS encoding glycosyltransferase is translated as MPNQTVAIISTVLNERESIRQLLDAFFRQTRQADEIVIVDGGSTDGTLEVLQDYAAQNPKLKFLVENGVNIAAGRNIAIAHANSSIIAVTDGGCRPEDNWLAELVAPLLADPSYGAVTGVRNVEHKNDFEFFAGKLSTSGNAANEADRVFHGRNSAFRKSVWLNVGGYPEWLYTAEDTLFAQRAKALGCRVAVAPNAIVSWRPRPNLKKLAKQYYLYGKGTGRIGQADLKAVLYHLRNHAVWMASLLFGFWLNGFWLITLTVLGFLYFTLVNPVIANLAANHNLRPGYWLYVPTIILVRSFYNNLGQLYGYWECREGSPFRENLARYRSGSWKSPAIQA
- a CDS encoding GNAT family N-acetyltransferase, producing MPHSVPDTADQFQFRTLQPEDIGACIRIAIANFDEFRDHPEYIHRWFEQRITHNPWQNALPGPGVGVWLDSRLVGFRAMFAQPWWLNGQSRIIAFGANTCIDSEFRGQGLATRLIRFSCGLSDINGSVTAGVITQKSFGACGFLKIGGESNDFFRLRIGYRGSWEKRVGNRLGQILGSFCDLSLRWRDRKLSQPDFTMAEISHCGSEFDSLWERAKTAYPSCAERSSRYLNWRLFEFPTCPLQMLALRDRSGTLRAYAIWHRQQLAESIDMAVLRDVFYPPQDEPAIRGLLYHLFAYWRKLGISWGNLEVASPRLTALFRELGYEALSSHGNRYQIYSNPALAENVLTDWYRSGIDGDYFDHPL
- a CDS encoding FtsX-like permease family protein — encoded protein: MTRFRLALKLLWRDARSGELTLLALALLIAVGGTTSISLFADRLQRTMNLQAAEFLAGDLVLAGPAPASPQWLAKADELALSGSQTVEFPSMLLENGEMQLASVKAVSASYPLRGRLKTRDADLQDESVADHGPAAGEAWIDKRLLPALKLQLNDTLTVGEKALKVTRLISYEPDKRGDFYSFSPRVMVHLDDLAATGAVQPGSRVHYAHQFIGSEQALAEFKAWLQPNLNPSQKILDIRRDRPELGSALQRAERYLGLSSVVVTLISGVAIAMTTRRYSERHFNTTALLRCLGCTQAEIVRLYAVQFLVLGLATSLAGCALGWLAQYGLFQLLKNLLPETLADPGELAIVYGIATGLIILWGFALPPLLRLQAVPPLRVLRRELEPLPGSGWLVYGLAASVVAGLIWRYTGDPKLTFAIIGTGFAVLLILGLAIQGILHLSRRLLPRLGLVWRFGLRGLLRDGRASIGQILAFGITLTAMALSFNVRSHLLDDWRRQLPDQAPNHFAINILPSSLADFQDDLSRNQVPDSHFYPVVRGRLVTINGEAVQGRVSKDSQGEAATQRELSLTWADRFPEDNQITDGAAWQADRPGQVSVEKKLADNLGIRPGDQLGFTVGDAQLTATVANLRSVQWDTMRPNFYMIFSPGTLTGFPATYMTSFHLTEAQKNLLPPLLKKYPAVTVLEVEQILQQFRTILAQLTQAINLILYFALAAGFSVLFAAVYSTLDQRIYEGALLRTLGARRSFLRSSHLIEFCVLGLSAGLLATLATESILYMLYTRVMQIQFQAHVYLWLALPAVGVTGVTLAGYWGVRHVVRQAPLRVLRR
- a CDS encoding ABC transporter ATP-binding protein — its product is MTNTRSDHSASTIISAHKLGKAVPTSEGTLHILASVDLIIKRGETVAIVGESGSGKSTLLSLLAGLDTPSSGSVEIDGRDLASLNEDGRALLRNELVGFVFQSFQLLPGLTALENVMLPLELSGAADAEQSARALLQRVGLAQRLKHTPRQLSGGEQQRVALARAFVTRPAILFADEPTGNLDRITGAKIVELLFELNQEQHTTLILVTHDMSLAARCQRTIHLEAGSIV